TTTCAGCTTGTACGTGAGGATCACAACTGTAGACAGAAACAAGAAAACTTCATTTAGAAAACAGTTCAATACTTTATGAGCACCATTTTCAGCTTGTACGTGAGGATCACAACTGTAGACAGAAACGAGAAAACTTCATTTAGAAAACAGTTCAATACTTTATGAGCACCATTTCCAACTCCGGAAAACTTCATTTAGAAAACAGTTCAATACTTTATGAGCACCAATTCTCATTCATAAATTAGTATTACAACTATagacaaaaacaagaaaacttCATTTAGAAAACAGTTCAATACTTTATGAGCACCATTTCCCACACAAGAAAACTTCATTTAGAAAAAAGTTCAATACTTTATGAGCACCATTTTCAGCTTGTACGTGAGGATCACAACTGTAGACAGAAACAAGAAAACTTCATTTAGAAAACAGTTCAATACTTTATGAGCACCATTTTCAGCTTGTACGTGAGGATCACAACTGTAGACAGAAACGAGAAAACTTCATTTAGAAAACAGTTCAATACTTTATGAGCACCATTTCCAACTCTGGAAAACTTCATTTAGAAAACAGTTCTATACTTTATGAGCACCAATTCCCATTCATAAATTAGTATTACAACTATagacaaaaacaagaaaacttCATTTAGAAAACAGTTCAATACTTTATGAACACCATTTCCAACTCCAGAAAACTTCATTTAGAAAACAGTTCAATACTTTATGAACACCATTTCCAACTCCAGAAAACTTCATTTAGAAAACAGTTCAATACTTTATGAACACCATTTCCAACTCCAGAAAACTTCATTTAGAAAACAGTTCAATACTTTATGAGCACCATTTTCAGCTTGTACGTGAGGATCACAAATGtagacaaaaacaataaacaattttgttttttaaaaaccagttcAATACTTTATAAGCACCAATTCCCATTCATGTCATATTACAACTGTagagaaaaacaagaaaacttCATTTAGAAAACAGTTCAATAGCTTGTACCTCAGTATTACAGATCTGTAGACACGAACAAACAGTTCATTTAGAAAGCTTTTTAGTATGTGTacaatatacatgcatacaatacatgtatagctTAATTTTCATACAGTAGTACTGTAACCGTACTTTAGTACTGTAACCGTACTTTAGTACTGTAACCGTACTTTAGTACTGTAACTGTACATTAGTACTGTAATTGTACTTTAGTACTGTAACTGTAGTTTAGTACAGGAACAGTACTTTAGTACTGCAACTGTACTTTAGTACTGCAAATGTACTTTAGTGTTGTGAGTACAGTACTATAAGTGTACTCCAGTACTGTAACTATACTTTAGTGCTGTGCTTCAGTACTGtcaaagggacaaaccctagtttcgaccaatgaaaattaataccatgtttagttaatctacaaacctgtaacacatttggataaagttacaattgagtgaaacatgagtctctgactttgaaatggtgaaataccctctaaaaatagactaaaactcgactccataactgttacttctcagacgcacgtgcgtttttaaaaatatgaggaaagcattttgtgatattaaaaacaccaggatgaccaaaaacacttcgaatgtacggaaatggataatctaaacaataaaatctaagtaaagtatgatttcagttataaaaaatggctcttaatagtaaaaaatgtgcagtagtgtttaaaaacaacggtatgtctctttaatgtaCGGTACTTACTTGTGAACTGCTCTCTTGGTATATTCCCCCCGAGAGACTCGCTGAATTCTTTCCCTGCTCCACCCACGCCCTTCCCGATTGATCGAAATCCATAGCCTGAACCTACAAAGGAAGGGCATGTAAAGTTAACAGCACCTCATGAAATAGAAAGACAGATctagagatagagacagacaaacagagagagagagagaggaaaaaagACAgcgagggagacagagagagagagagaggaaaaaagACAGCGAgggagacagacacacagacagaaagagaggagggagagagagaaaaatagaGAGGACAGCAAGAGAGGAAgcgacacagagagagagagagagatagagggagaagagacagagagagacaggagacacagagagagagagagagagagagagagagagagacagtagagacagagaagagagagagagagagagagagagagagagagagagagagagagagagagagagagagagagagagagagagagagagagagagagagacagagaagagagagagagagagagagagagagagagagagagagagagagagaggagagttAGAGACAGATAAcgaagagacagagacagatagagaaacTTACCAAAATATTTGGCTTCTGACGGCAGCACGACGTCCCAGGGTCGACTAGGATATAGATGGAAGGGATCTCCCGGTTGGTTGAAGCGCTCCCACTGCACGAACTGCGTAAAGTTCCGATAGAACTTCTCCGATGGAAACCGAGCCTCTATTGGACCCAGAACCTCGTCGGTTTCCGGTTCAGGGTCAGCGCCCTCTATCTTTAATGGAATGAAAGTTGCATTGAACACGCTCAGCGTAGGTTCCGCGTTAACCGGGGATGCGGGAATTTGAAGTCTGGTTCTCATGACAGCTAAAAACGATACGACGATTTTTTCCGTGGAGCCGAAATACGTCTCCCAGATGAACCGGCCTTGCTTTCGCATCTCCGCGATATCACTGTCCGTGAATGTCCTCaagaagaaaaatatttcagttaccCGTGCGACCGGAAGAAAAATGGCTGCCCGCTTCCAGTCCAAAATTTCTGAAAACGGCATCTCAATGTAGTCTCCAAGAACAACTGGAATGGCTCCATTTTTGAGAGATTCATATATCCTGAGTTGAATTATTGTGGTGGTCACCACCGAATAGTTGCTAGGAAGTAAAATCAACGAAAACGTCGACTGTACCAGCATGCTGCGACGTTCCTCCGAGGTGGCACACAGTGCCCACTCCGCATTATTGCCTTCCTGCTTCGCACGCGCACACGAGAACTGGAAGGATAGACTGTCTGGAACTTGTTCCTGCAGTAGCTTCAAAGCGGCAACGACCGACACTTCTAACGAAATGAGGCTGACGATTTCCGAAGCCGATTTTAAGCGCCGAAGTTTGAACGAATTATCACGATCGTCATTATCTTCTTCGTCCTCCTCTCCATCATCATCGTTGGCAGGTACCGCGTCATTTTTCGCAACCTGcgcattcaaaatattttgaatatttttgccAATAACATTTTCCTTTTGAAACAGCTTCTTCTGAAAGGTGCCCATTTGATTCTGTATGTCTCTTTTCCGAGACGATATCTCGCCCCAGAAGGACAATAAATATTTCCGCCTGACGGGAGAAATGGGAGACAACTCCTGCCACACTTCCCCGTGAGCCATTCCCAAGCTTGGCGGGATAACAATATCAAAATTCTTTCTAAAAATACTGTCGACGAAAGGCGACTGCACCAGTATGGCCCTCCCTGTATTTACACCCCCAAAAATATCCGAATTGTGAGCGTAATGCATGTTAACCAACAGATGATTCCGCCCATCTTCCTGCCAATATGGTAGCTCCTGTAGCATTGTCTCAACATCTTTCGCACTAACAGCACCACCCTGCACCTCGCCCACCAACACAACGAACACGCATGCCCGTTTTGGCTCCGTAGTCCGGTAGGGACTGCGAGAAAGACTCGAAATAACGGACGTTTTAATGAAATCTTCGACACCCCGGGATCCAATGGCACTGTCAGCAGTGCTATACACATAGACGGGAAACCCGGAGACGAGAGAACACACAGAGTAGTCGAAACACGTCTGCATCTTACACAGCTGCGGAGACGACGGGGGCTGAATATTTTTCGCCGGACGAGGATCCATCAGAATCTGCTGCGGAGCTTTTATGTTCGGAACATACTGGTTAATCGTTTCCTCTCTCTCCAACTTGAGCTGGTCGAGCGCCACTCGGATCTGGCTGATCTCCTTACTCAACGACTCGTACTGCGATCGGAGGCTGTCGATGTGGTACGTGTATCCCGAGATTTCAGCCTGCAGCTTCTGACGGCGAGATTCTAGGTCACGGAGCTCGTTGTTCACCGACGCTTTTATTCCGCGGAGCTCGTCAATCTGCAATTTCAACTCAGAGACTTTACCCGTTTCGCCGTCACTGTCGGGGTAGTCGAGTTTCGAGCGCGAGCGGTGGATTTCATTTCGACTGTCAATGTCGATGCCGATGTTCGAAATGTAGTAATGGCCGACGAGAGAAATTGTGatgaaaacaaccaaaacaGACAGAATCACCTTTGATCGGAGAAGATTTCTAATGTAGCAGCCGAGACTGTGACGCAACCGTTTAGTTGTGCTTCGATCCATGTTAGGGGTTTTTTCTCAACCAGACTTTGTTGTCAGAAATTTGATaaatcagaacattttaaagacgAGATTCATTATTAAcctgttaaatttttattggaACAGGAACATCAAACAGTAGAGTTCGTGCCAAAACATATCGAAGTTAGCAAATTTCActtgaataaatataacttCATGGCATTTTTCCTGATCAGGGAAGGGTggaaatgattaaaaaaatatatatatatcttttttcagTTCAAAACAGGAAACATTCAAACCTGTGAGAATTATGGACTGGTACAATGTATATCCTAGACTGGTATTCATCACATGACTGGTTCTTAGCACAAACATATGAATATTTCGAAATATggatgttcattttattttttttgaagttTGACCATTGAAAAACTGAAGTGTATTTATTATACACTTATCAGGTCCCTGCGTCTGCTGGTAAATCTTGAAAGattcattttatgtttttaaattattcccAGCAATCATCATGTCAAAAACATACAGAGGTCTATCAACACATACCAGTCGCGTTTCTTCAAATTTCCTGTCTACCATTCTCTGTAGACCCTGTAACACTTCCAAACAGAAAAATTCTCAAATTCAATCGTCATGTGTCTATATCTAAAATAAATCCATGTTGATCCAGCATTTTCATAGCATCATTGCACGATTCCAGACACATTTTTGGTTGTTTCCTGGACTTGTtcctataaaaataaataaaaaataaattaaaaaccaccattttgtttttgttttgtttaacaacaccactggtgcacactgatttattattcatgagCTAATGGGTGtctaacatttgttaattctgacatgtagtcttagagagaaaacccactacatttttctacaattagtagcaaaggatcttttatatgcaccatcccacagacaggatggcataaaccacagcctttgataaaccagccgtggtacactggctaggacgagaaatagcacaatgggcccactgacggaaatcgatcctagaccaactgttcACCacgcgagtgctttactactgggctacaccccgccccttcAAACACAgagggaagaagaagaagaaaaaattagGTTGAAAACAATTGAGTGTATAAAGTACAAATAATCTGTTACTGAGTACAAGTGTGTATACTGTATCTCAAGCTGGCTTCAAACGAGGattatgtgtgtttttttaatccagCCTTCCTGTACATTGCTGTGAAAGGTTTCTTTTATTACCACTGGTTTATCTTTCGAGAAGTAATATAAAAGCACTCAACCATGAAAACACTTTCAACACAAGCCCTGGATCTTGGTAACATAAGAGAGATTCATGCAGATCAGTTTTTGGAAAACGGTTTACCCAACACACAAGATACTTAGATAGCGCTTTCCAAAACACTAGCTGGAATAATCTGGGagtttctgtttattttatttttgatatgtttaatattttgttacatgtacatgtgtgtacgattttttttttacactggcTAGATGTGATATTTAtgacaatgttttgtaataatctGGATGTTAAAATTGgggaacaaaataatttttcctcAGTTgcgcatacatgtacatgtactataaattTCTTCTGTAAACTGTTGAGGTTTTTTCACTGtgaacataattaattattgaatatatgttactaaaaatattaagaATATACACCATCAAACAGGTACATTAAAcacaataatgaaattaaatttgttaaatttgttttgtttagatgtcaaccatttggtaatttttacatatagtcttagaggaaacctgttacattacccattagttgcaagggatcttttacatacatatgcgtgtgtgtgtgtgtgtgtgtgtgtgtatcagagATGGGGtgattacttgacaaaagtaatcgattacgattactttgGATTATCACGATTACGAATAAATTGTctagcaatcatgattacatttccacaaatctacacaaataatgaaatgaagttaccaccatgaagttatgcactttattttacaaccataccgatttcattcactgaaagacataatggataattttggattatttattaaattatttcaaacacttataaacatacatgtatgtatactgcagggagggaatcagtttccaaaaccagatttattattcttaaatttggattattgacgaaaaggtacccataactatacatgtaggtataattactgtatcaatgcataacatatatattgtgttatattattgaaataagccataattagtaattgcaaactgtctgatcactattacttgggggttttttttattgtttgtagaaaCTATACCATTGaataccatccacaaattaaaaaaaaaatttttttttttttaaatctataaatgaagaagtaaagaatgaaagaaaagaacaaacaagtaaataaataattaaattgatatctgcatacatgtacatatgcacaagttgctcattgcatttaattgttgacattctaaaaatgactattattaatgaatcgatttgcatctgaagtatcttggtctgggtgtgtttattttggtatcattagaagcgccgcgtttcgtagaacatctattaaaatcagctttcaggaatttttatcagacgcattaatattttaagttattttaaaggaaaataaatcaaggtttatcgtgatagactactttcaactgggtgtttgcttaattagttatttatttgtggttgtgtctgcgacagggtgaggatgactgcccatTGAATCAAGTTTGATATGACTGGCTGGCTGTCCGTCTGCAGgcgtaaccactaacaaaaggaaagaaaattTGCCACAGTACCATTGGTGGAAtttcacacctgtgacaaaatgagatattgtcaagcgtttcttagttgaaatcagacccgtgataacgctgtatatgcattcagaggaacgcaagtgttttattataaaaatatatatatatatattattcattttttttacggcaatgaattaggacacaaaactggggcatggtgcactgcccttttatatattgctagctagaacactgtattcattcaagtggttttatagtaaacgtaaacacgatcgataccattatgtgaatgtgtgtcttcatcccctgggtaacattcatttgataatccagacgttatgatcccatttctcaaggcaaataatagttttactatgagagtagtaaacaatgggagatcagttctactgactgaccagtactTCTTCTAACTATAGGACTGTTACTGATGTTGATGCTAAACACAtttaagtttagtaaataattatgagtaatcatgaaagtaattgctgattacgattacattaccAATGTAattgattacgattacatgTAATTGATTACAATCCATTATGATTACTGATTATgattaccccatctctgatgtgtgtgtgtgtgtatatatatatatatatagagagagagagagagagagagagagagagagagagagagagagagagagagagagagagagagagagagagagagagagagagagattattaccagtgtttctcagtatcgtcaatatcatatattaggaataaaaattgtattatgcagttatttttattcctaatatatgatattgacgataccgaaatatacaagggtaataatctctttagcatataagctcaagcttaatacgtgtttttgtaaactgtacatgcaactt
Above is a genomic segment from Gigantopelta aegis isolate Gae_Host chromosome 7, Gae_host_genome, whole genome shotgun sequence containing:
- the LOC121377129 gene encoding exostosin-like 3 is translated as MDRSTTKRLRHSLGCYIRNLLRSKVILSVLVVFITISLVGHYYISNIGIDIDSRNEIHRSRSKLDYPDSDGETGKVSELKLQIDELRGIKASVNNELRDLESRRQKLQAEISGYTYHIDSLRSQYESLSKEISQIRVALDQLKLEREETINQYVPNIKAPQQILMDPRPAKNIQPPSSPQLCKMQTCFDYSVCSLVSGFPVYVYSTADSAIGSRGVEDFIKTSVISSLSRSPYRTTEPKRACVFVVLVGEVQGGAVSAKDVETMLQELPYWQEDGRNHLLVNMHYAHNSDIFGGVNTGRAILVQSPFVDSIFRKNFDIVIPPSLGMAHGEVWQELSPISPVRRKYLLSFWGEISSRKRDIQNQMGTFQKKLFQKENVIGKNIQNILNAQVAKNDAVPANDDDGEEDEEDNDDRDNSFKLRRLKSASEIVSLISLEVSVVAALKLLQEQVPDSLSFQFSCARAKQEGNNAEWALCATSEERRSMLVQSTFSLILLPSNYSVVTTTIIQLRIYESLKNGAIPVVLGDYIEMPFSEILDWKRAAIFLPVARVTEIFFFLRTFTDSDIAEMRKQGRFIWETYFGSTEKIVVSFLAVMRTRLQIPASPVNAEPTLSVFNATFIPLKIEGADPEPETDEVLGPIEARFPSEKFYRNFTQFVQWERFNQPGDPFHLYPSRPWDVVLPSEAKYFGSGYGFRSIGKGVGGAGKEFSESLGGNIPREQFTIVILTYERELVLIKALQRLKGLPFLNKVIVVWNNPIPPASDLRWPNIGVPLHVVKTAKNSLNNRFLPYDAIETDSILSIDDDAHLRHDEIVFGFRVWREERDRIVGFPGRFHAWDGIHHSWHYNSNYSCELSMVLTGAAFYHKYYAYLYSYSMSQAIRDKVDEYTNCEDIAMNFLVSHITRKPPVKVTSRWTFRCPGCPQTLSNDETHFQERHKCINFFVKVYGYMPLLYTQYRVDSVLFKTRLPHDKQKCFKYI